Proteins from one Impatiens glandulifera chromosome 2, dImpGla2.1, whole genome shotgun sequence genomic window:
- the LOC124927022 gene encoding transducin beta-like protein 2: MDSTLLIGAFSLIVGALIALVLFRSYFSQRKSEIQSIAPLESLQKPTTKAPPPSSKKSHAKSQSHSSDKDASKRHHPLDLNTLKGHGDSVTGICFSNDSKNLATSCADGVVRIFKLDDASSKSFKFLRINLPAGSHPTAIAFSDDASSVVVASQMLSGSSLYMYGEEKAKASDDSKQQGKLPLPEIKWEHHKVHDKRAIITLFGTKATYGTADGSAIFASCSEETDIILWHGKTGKNLGHVDTNQLKNNMATISPNGRFIAAAAFTADVKVWEIIYLKDGSVKEVSRVMQLKGHKSAVTWLCFTSNSEQIITASKDGTIRIWNINVRYQLDEDPKTLKVFPIPLHDSKGSTLHYDRLSVSPDGRILVATHGSTLQWLCVETGKVLDTAEKAHDGDITDIKWAPTSVLVGGKNEMVLATASVDKKVKLWSAPHL; the protein is encoded by the exons ATGGATTCTACTCTTCTCATTGGAGCTTTCTCACTCATCGTCGGAGCTCTTATCGCCTTGGTTCTCTTCCGAAGCTATTTCAGTCAAAGAAAATCGGAAATTCAATCGATCGCTCCGTTGGAATCTCTTCAGAAGCCTACCACAAAGGCTCCGCCGCCTTCTTCCAAAAAGTCTCACGCTAAATCTCAATCTCACTCATCTGATAAG GATGCGAGCAAGCGACATCATCCACTGGATTTGAATACATTGAAGGGACATGGAGATTCTGTTACGGGCATATGCTTCTCAAATGACAGCAAAAATTTGGCAActt CATGTGCTGATGGAGTGGTCAGGATCTTTAAGCTGGATGATGCTTCCAGCAAAAGCTTCAA GTTTTTAAGGATTAACTTGCCAGCTGGTTCTCATCCAACTGCAATTGCATTTTCTGATGATGCAAGTTCTGTGGTTGTGGCATCACAGATGTTGTCTGGGTCTTCTTTATACATGTATGGAGAAGAAAAGGCTAAAGCATCTGATGACAGTAAGCAGCAAGGTAAGCTTCCACTTCCAGAAATTAAGTGGGAGCATCATAAGGTGCATGACAAAAGAGCTATTATCACCCTATTTGGGACAAAGGCTACTTATGGGACTGCTGATGGGAGTGCAATCTTTGCATCGTGTTCAGAAG AGACTGACATCATACTTTGGCATGGAAAAACTGGGAAGAACTTGGGGCATGTTGATACAAATCAGCTAAAAAACAATATGGCCACAATATCTCCTAATGGACGCTTTATTGCTGCTGCTGCTTTTACAGCTGATGTTAAG GTTTGGGAGATTATTTACTTAAAAGATGGTTCAGTTAAGGAAGTGTCAAGAGTTATGCAGCTCAAGGGGCATAAG AGTGCCGTAACTTGGCTATGCTTTACTTCAAATTCTGAACAAATCATAACAGCTTCTAAGGATGGAACTATAAGAATATGGAACATCAATG tTCGATATCAGCTTGATGAAGATCCAAAGACTCTGAAGGTGTTTCCGATTCCACTTCATGATTCAAAAGGATCTACATTGCACTATGACCGCCTCTCTGTATCTCCTGATGGGAGAATATTGGTTGCCACCCATGGTTCAACTTTACAATGGCTATGTGTGGAAACCGGAAAAGTTTTGGACACAGCTGAAAAAGCCCATGATG GTGACATAACAGACATCAAATGGGCACCTACCTCTGTCCTAGTAG GAGGTAAGAATGAAATGGTCCTAGCAACGGCAAGTGTGGACAAAAAAGTAAAGTTGTGGTCAGCTCCTCATCTGTGA
- the LOC124924890 gene encoding LOB domain-containing protein 18-like: MSLINRGSRSSGGGGGPCGACKFLRRKCLSGCIFAPYYLDSDHFAAVHKVFGASNVSKLLHHIPIHNRSYAALTLTYQAQARLTDPVYGCVAHIFALQQQVVNLQSEVTYLQSRLATATLPQTQHERAYNSLAMKHGSSQYLHNELAEALQQHMSP; the protein is encoded by the exons ATGAGCTTAATTAATCGTGGCAGCAGAAGTTCCGGCGGCGGCGGTGGACCGTGCGGGGCTTGTAAGTTCTTGAGAAGAAAGTGCTTATCGGGTTGCATATTCGCACCTTATTATTTGGATTCCGACCATTTTGCTGCCGTCCATAAAGTCTTCGGAGCCAGCAACGTTTCCAAACTGCTACATCACATTCCTATTCACAACCGTTCCTACGCCGCCCTTACCTTAACCTATCAAGCTCAGGCCCGTCTTACAGACCCCGTCTATGGCTGTGTCGCTCATATCTTCGCTCTCCAACAACAg GTAGTAAATCTACAATCCGAGGTCACATATTTGCAATCTCGATTAGCAACGGCGACGCTTCCACAAACACAACATGAACGAGCATATAATTCACTGGCAATGAAACATGGGTCGTCTCAATATCTCCACAATGAACTAGCAGAAGCACTACAACAACATATGTCACCGTAA